The window GCCAATTGATGCTTACTTAGATATTGAGGATATCATTCGAATTGCTAAAGAAAGTAAAGCCGATGCAATCCATCCTGGGTATGGTTTTCTTTCGGAAAATGTAGATTTTGCGAAAAGATGTGAAGAGGAAGGAATTATCTTCATCGGTCCTACCTCTGTGCATTTAGACATGTTTGGAGATAAAGTGAAAGCTCGTGAACAAGCAGTACTAGCTGGTATACCCGTTATTCCAGGGAGCGATGGCCCTTTAGATACTGTTGAAGAGGTGCGGGCCTTTGGGAAAGCTCACGGCTATCCTTTAATGATTAAAGCGTCCTTAGGTGGTGGCGGTCGTGGAATGCGCGTCGTTCAAACTGAAGACGAGCTTGAAAGTGCATTTGAACGTGCTAAATCGGAGGCGAAAGCTGCTTTTGGATCAGATGAAGTATATGTTGAGCGCTGTATTTTCCAACCTAAACATATTGAAGTTCAAATCCTTGGAGATACGCAAGGGAATTTAATCCATTTATATGAACGCGATTGTTCCATTCAAAGAAGACATCAAAAGGTTGTGGAAATAGCACCTTCCAATTCTTTAAATTCAGAATTGCGCGACAAAATATGCGAGGCAGCTGTCCAATTAATGAAAAATGTATCCTACATAAATGCTGGAACAGTAGAATTTTTAGTGACGGATGATGAATTCTTTTTTATCGAAGTAAATCCACGTATTCAAGTGGAGCATACGATTACAGAAATGATTACCGGTGTAGATATAGTACATGCACAGATTAAAATAGCGGATGGTATAGCTCTTAATAGTGAAGAAATGGGAATTCCAAGTCAGGAAAACATGCCGTTATTTGGATTTGCGATTCAATCCCGTGTAACAACGGAGGATCCATTGAATAACTTTATGCCTGACACAGGTAAACTAATGGTTTATCGCTCGGGTGGTGGATTTGGTGTACGCTTAGATGCAGGAAATGGTTTCCAAGGGGCGGTAATATCACCATATTATGATTCATTGTTGGTGAAAGTTTCTACTTGGGGCATGTCCTTTAAAGAAGCTGCAGCTAAAATGGACAGAAATTTGCAGGAATTCAGAATCCGAGGAATAAAAACGAACATCCCGTTTTTAGAAAATGTTGTAAAACATCCAAGTTTCATTTCTGGTCAATTTAATACGAGTTTTATCGATTCAACACCTGAATTATTTTTATTTCCAAATCGCAAAGACCGTGGGACTAAATTATTGAATTATATAGGAAATGTTACGGTTAATGGTTTCCCAGGTATCGAGAAAAAGTCTAAACCTATATTTGGTCCAACAAGAACACCTAATTTTGACTTAAGTACTGCTCCTCCAATGGGCACGAAGCAAATTTTAGATGAACAAGGTGCTGCTGGCTTGATTAAATGGGTGAAGGAACAACAAGGTGTGTTGCTTACAGATACAACTTTCCGAGACGCTCACCAATCATTATTAGCAACAAGAGTCCGATCTTACGATATGTTTGGAATAGCGAAAGAATCTGCGCATGGGATGCATAATTTATTCTCCTATGAAATGTGGGGAGGAGCAACTTTTGATGTTGCATACCGCTTCTTAAAAGAAAATCCGTGGGATCGTTTGCTGAAAATGAGACAAATGATTCCAAACGTATTATTCCAAATGTTATTCCGTGGCGCAAACGCAGTAGGATACAAAAATTATCCGGACAATGTTATTAAAGAGTTTATACAAAAATCTGCGGATGCTGGCATAGATGTATTTCGAATATTTGATAGCCTAAACTGGATAAAAGGAATGGAAGTTGCGATTGATGCAACTAGACAATCAGGTAAAATCGCGGAAGCAGCTTTATGTTACACTGGAGACATTTTAGATGACTCTAGAGACAAATACACGGTACAGTACTACAAAGATATGGCAAAAGAATTAGAAAGCGCTGGGGCGCATATTTTAGCGATTAAAGATATGGCAGGGCTATTGAAACCAGAAGCAGCTTATCGTTTAGTGAGTGAGTTAAAAAGCACGGTTGATATCCCTATTCATCTTCATACACATGATACTAGTGGTAACGGAGTATATACGTATGCAAAAGCAATAGAAGCTGGAGTAGATATTGTTGATACTGCATTAGGTGCAATGGCAGGTTTAACTTCCCAACCGAGTGCAAGTAGTTTGAGTTATGCACTTAAAGGTTCTAATAGAGAGGTTATAGGAAATATCGACGCATTTGAAAAAATCTCTTATTATTGGGAAGATGTTCGTAAATATTATCAAGATTTTGAAAGTGGTATGATGAGCCCCCACACTGAAATCTATGTTCATGAGATGCCGGGCGGACAATACAGTAATCTTCAGCAACAAGCAAAAGCGGTAGGACTGGGAGAGCGCTGGGAAGAAGTAAAAGAAATGTATTCTCGCGTAAATCTATTATTTGGTGATGTTGTGAAAGTTACACCTTCATCTAAAGTAGTGGGGGATATGGCTTTATTCATGGTGCAAAATAATTTAGATGAAGTTTCTGTCATAACGAGAGGGAAGACAATCGATTTTCCGGATTCTGTTATTGAGTTTTTTGAAGGATATATTGGACAACCTTATGGAGGATTCCCACAAGAATTACAAAAAGTAATACTAAAGGATCGACAAGCGATAACAGTTCGTCCAGGTGAATTATTGGAGCCTGTGAACTTCGAGGGAATTAAAGAAATGCTATTCCATAAATTAGATCGACCTGTAACCAGTCAAGAGATTCTTGCTTACACTCTATATCCAAAGGTTTTTGAAGAATATAGCGAAACGGAAAAAAACTTTGGTGATGTTTCTGTATTAGATACACCTACATTTCTGTATGGATTGAGATTAGGGGAAGAAATTGAAGTAGAAATCGAAATCGGAAAAACGTTAATCATCAAGCTTGTATCTATAAGTGAGCCGACCCATGATGGAAACCGAATTATTTACTTCGAATTAAACGGTCAACCGCGGGAGATTTCTATTCAGGATATGAATGTAGAAGTTAGTCATTTGGCTAAGCCAAAAGCAGATTTGACGAATGATGGTCATATTGGGGCAACTATG is drawn from Psychrobacillus sp. INOP01 and contains these coding sequences:
- the pyc gene encoding pyruvate carboxylase, yielding MRKIKKIVVANRGEIAIRIFRACTELNLRTVAIYSREDSGSFHRFKSDESYLVGEGKKPIDAYLDIEDIIRIAKESKADAIHPGYGFLSENVDFAKRCEEEGIIFIGPTSVHLDMFGDKVKAREQAVLAGIPVIPGSDGPLDTVEEVRAFGKAHGYPLMIKASLGGGGRGMRVVQTEDELESAFERAKSEAKAAFGSDEVYVERCIFQPKHIEVQILGDTQGNLIHLYERDCSIQRRHQKVVEIAPSNSLNSELRDKICEAAVQLMKNVSYINAGTVEFLVTDDEFFFIEVNPRIQVEHTITEMITGVDIVHAQIKIADGIALNSEEMGIPSQENMPLFGFAIQSRVTTEDPLNNFMPDTGKLMVYRSGGGFGVRLDAGNGFQGAVISPYYDSLLVKVSTWGMSFKEAAAKMDRNLQEFRIRGIKTNIPFLENVVKHPSFISGQFNTSFIDSTPELFLFPNRKDRGTKLLNYIGNVTVNGFPGIEKKSKPIFGPTRTPNFDLSTAPPMGTKQILDEQGAAGLIKWVKEQQGVLLTDTTFRDAHQSLLATRVRSYDMFGIAKESAHGMHNLFSYEMWGGATFDVAYRFLKENPWDRLLKMRQMIPNVLFQMLFRGANAVGYKNYPDNVIKEFIQKSADAGIDVFRIFDSLNWIKGMEVAIDATRQSGKIAEAALCYTGDILDDSRDKYTVQYYKDMAKELESAGAHILAIKDMAGLLKPEAAYRLVSELKSTVDIPIHLHTHDTSGNGVYTYAKAIEAGVDIVDTALGAMAGLTSQPSASSLSYALKGSNREVIGNIDAFEKISYYWEDVRKYYQDFESGMMSPHTEIYVHEMPGGQYSNLQQQAKAVGLGERWEEVKEMYSRVNLLFGDVVKVTPSSKVVGDMALFMVQNNLDEVSVITRGKTIDFPDSVIEFFEGYIGQPYGGFPQELQKVILKDRQAITVRPGELLEPVNFEGIKEMLFHKLDRPVTSQEILAYTLYPKVFEEYSETEKNFGDVSVLDTPTFLYGLRLGEEIEVEIEIGKTLIIKLVSISEPTHDGNRIIYFELNGQPREISIQDMNVEVSHLAKPKADLTNDGHIGATMPGTVLKVAISTGSKVKRGQHLLITEAMKMETTVQAPYNGVVKEIHVVAGEAIATGDLLIVMEKE